The genomic region GCCGTGGTACCTGGAGCGACGACCTGCCGGGGGAGGCCCGTTACGGGCAGGACGATCTTGAAGATCTGCGCCAGGAGCGCAGTGGGATGCACTTCACCGCCAGGGGCCCGTGGGGCGCGGTGGCGGTGCAAACCTCGCTGATCGGGCAATACAACGCCATGAATTTGCTGGCGGTGTTGCATGTGGCCCATGCCCTGGGCTGGCCGTTGGATCGGGTGGTCGCGGCCTTAAGCAAGGCGACCGGGGCGCCGGGGCGCATGGAGCGGGTGGGCGGGGCGGGACCGTTGGTTCTGGTCGATTACGCCCACACCCCCGACGGTCTTGAGGCGGCGCTCGGGGCGGTGATGCAGCTGCCCCACAGCCGGGTGACGGTGCTTTTTGGCGCCGGTGGGGACCGGGATGCGGGCAAGCGCCCCTTGATGGGGCAGGCGGCCAGCCGAGCCGGGAGGATCGTTCTGACCGACGACAACCCACGCGGCGAGGATCCGGCGGCGATCCGGGGGCAGATTCGGGCCGGAATCGTAGCCGGGGTTGAGGTGATCGAGATCGACGACCGGGGCACCGCCATCGAGGTCGCCATCGCCCGAGCCGCCGACGACGAGATTGTTTTGATCGCCGGCAAGGGGCACGAGACGACCCAGACGGTGGGGGGGCGGGTGCTCCCCTTCGACGACCGGCAGGTGGCGGCTCAAGCGCTACTCCATCGTGCCGGGAAAACCCCTTCATGAGTTCGGGCAATCGGTTGCTGGAGCGGTCGCTGAAAACACTCGGAGTGGCGTTCGCCCCCCCCTTGGGGCAAACGCCGACCGGGCTGGGGATCGACAGCCGCACCATCGGTCCGAACGAGATTTTTCTGGCCTACCGGGGCGAGCACTTCGACGGCCACGACTTCGTGGCCCAGGTTGGCCAGCGCGGGGTGGCGGGGGCGGTGGTACGCAGCGATTGGGATGGCCCGAGCCATCTGCCGCTGGCCCGGGCCGACGATCCCAACGCCCTGCTTGGCCGCTGGGGCGCCGCCCAGCGGCGGATTTGGGGGGGTAAGGTGGTCGGGGTGACCGGCTCCAGCGGCAAGACGACGGTGAAGGATCTGCTGGCGGCGGGGTTGGCTGATGGCTCGGGTGACACCGTACTGGCGACCCGAGGCAACCTCAACAACCTGATCGGGGTGCCGCTGACCCTGCTGCGTTTGGGTGAAGAACACCGGCTGGCAGTGGTGGAGATGGGGATGAACGCCCGGGGCGAAATCGCCCAACTCAGCCGTTGGGCCGCCCCCGATGTGGGGGCGATCGTCAACGTCGGTGCCGCCCACTCAGGCATGCTCGGCGGTCTCGATGGGGTGCGGCGGGCCAAGCTTGAGATCGCCTCGGGGATCGCCCCCGGCGGGGTGCTGGTGCTGCCCGAGGGGCTGAACGGCGCCCCGCTTCGCCCCGATCTGAAGGTGTTGCGCTTTGGCGAGGGGGAGGGCTGCGACGTGCAGGTCGTGGCGCGGCGCCCCAGCGGGACGGGGCAGCACCTTCGCTTGAGGGCAGAGGGGCAAACGGTTGAGGTTGATCTGCCACTGCCTGGCCCCCATCAAGGGGGGAACGTGGCGGCGGCGCTGGCGGTGGGGCTGGGGTTGGGGCTCGACCTTCAGAGGATGGCCAGGCGATTCGAGGCGATGACCCCTCCCGTGGGGCGGATGAACCGGGCGGGAGACTTCGGCGCGGTGACCCTTTGGGACGACACCTACAACGCCAACCCCGACTCGGTGCTGGCCGCCTGGCGTGCCATTGAGGAGCAAGCGGCTTTAGGTGGCGGCGAGCCGGTGCTGGTGCTCGGTACCCTCAAAGAGGTCGATCCCGCCGATCCTGCCTGGGGGCGACTGACCGGAGCGCTGGTCTCGGGCAGGGGCCGGTTGGTGGTGGTGGGGGACGAAGCGCTGGCCTGCCGTTTTCAAGGGATGGGGTCTCGCTGCCAATCCTTCGCAACCCAGGAGCAGGCGCTGGTGGCGCTGGCCGATTGGTGGCCCGAAGCGGGGGCGGTGGTATTGAAAGGCAGTCGGGCCGCCCGGATGGAGCGGCTTTTGGGGGGGGTGCAGGAGCGAATGAATCGGATTGAGATGCGGGGCAAAGCATGATTTACCACTTGGCGATGGCGTTTCAGGACCAAATCAGCGGCCTGAATCTGTTCCGGTACATCACATTCCGGGCAATCGGGGCGTTGCTTACCGGTCTGGTCATCGCCTTAGCGTTGGGCCCCGCGACGATCCGGCGGCTGGCGCTGTGGCAAGGCAAGGGGCAGCCGATCCGCACCGACGGTCCCCCCGCCCATCTATTAAAATCGGGAACCCCCACCATGGGGGGGCTGTTGATTTTGCTGGCGATGGTCATGGCCTCTTTGCTTTGGGCTGAGTGGACCAACCCCCTGGTCTGGGTGGTTTTGTTGACCACCGCCGGATTTGCCGCCATCGGCTACTGGGACGACTACCTCAAGCTGATCCGCCGCGATCCCAACGGCATGCCGTCCCGCTACAAGTTTTTGTTACAGCTCATCGTCGCCTTGATCGCGGCGATGGCGCTCAGCGCCCTGGGGATGGCCGACCGGGCGGGGGGCGATCTGGTGATCCCCTTCCTCAAGACGGTCCATTGGGATTTGGGCGCCTGGTGGATCCCCTTCGTGGTGCTCGTGGTGGTCGGCACCGCCAACGCGGTCAATCTGACCGACGGCCAAGACGGATTGGCGATTGGCCCCGCCATGGTGGCGGCGGTGGTGCTGGCCGCCATCGTCTACCTGTCGGGTCACGCCAAATTCAGTGAGTACCTGTTGCTCCCCTACGTGCCGGGAGCGGGGGAGATCGCGGTGATCCTCTCCTCGTTGACCGGGGCGGGACTCGGTTTTCTCTGGTTCAACGCCTATCCGGCCCAGGTCTTCATGGGTGACATCGGGGCGCTGGCCATCGGAGGGCTGCTGGCGGTGGCGGCGGTGGTGGTGGGGCAAGAGCTGCTGCTGCTGCTGCTCGGGGGGATTTTCGTGGTCGAGGCGCTCTCGGTCATGGTCCAGGTCGCCTCGTTCAAACTGCGGGGCAAACGGGTGCTGCGCATGGCTCCGATCCACCACCATTTCGAACTCAAGGGGTGGGCCGAACCGAAGATCACGGTGCGGTTTTGGATTATTTCGATCGTGTTGGGGCTGCTGGCCCTGGCGACGTTGAAGGTGCGCTGATGCGTGTCGATTGCTGGATCCTGGGGGTGGGAATTTCGGGGGCCGGTTTGGCCCGCGCCTTGAGCGGTCGCGGTCTGACCCTGGCGCTGAGCGACGACAAGATGGATCCCGCCACCCTGCAAACCCTAGCTGCTGAACTCGGGGCGCAGGTGTGGCCGGTCGATCCGGCCCTGGTGGCGCAGGCGGCGGCGATCACCCCCGCCCCCGGCATCCGGCCCGAGCACCCGGTACGGGCGGCGGCGCAGGGGGCGGGCAAGGTGGTGGGCGATGTGGAATGGCTGGCCCGGCTGCGCCCCGAACGGCTGCTGTGCGCCATTACCGGCACCAACGGCAAGTCGACGATCACCGCCCTGATCGCCCATCTGCTCGGGGTGGCTCCCAGCGGCAACATCGGTCGGGCGGCGGGGGAGGCGATTGCCGAGGTCGATACCGGCCCGCTGGTGGTCGAGGTTTCGAGTTTTCAGGCCGAGTTGGTCGCGACGGTGAAACCCAAGGTGGGGATCTACGCCAACCTGGCCCCCGATCATTTCGACCGCTATCCCGATTTGGCCGCCTACCACGCTGCCAAGGGGCGTTTGTTCGAGCGCATGGGATTGGGCGACACCCTGATCGTCGGGGCGGGGATTCCGACCGATTGGCTGGAGGATCGCCGTCGCGCCGGGGTTGAGGTGGTCGAGGTTGCCGAAAGCGACGATCCCCTGCTCGGCAGCGGCTTTGAAAATTTGCCGCTCCAACTGATCGGACGCCCCAACCGCTGGAACGTCGCGGTTGCGATTTTGGCGGCGCGGCAGCTCGGGCTCGACGAGGGGGTGCTCACTCGGCGGTTGTTGAGCTTCGAGCCGCTGCCCCACCGCATGGTGCCGGTGGCCCAAACCGGTTCGCGGCTGTGTGTCGACGATTCGAAGGCGACCAACGTGCACGCCGCCGCCGCCGCCTTACGCGGTTGGGCGCGGGGCGCTGGGGCGCTGTGGTGGATCGTCGGGGGGCTGGCCAAGGAGTACGACTTTTTAGAACTGGCCGCCGCCGCTCAGGGTTTAGAGATCCATCCCCTCTACTTCGGCAAGGATGGCCCCCGCATCGCAGCCCAGCTTCAGCCGCTGTTGGGGGGTGAGGTGGTCGCCGACATGGCGGCAGCGTTGGATCGGGTCTCAGGGGAGGGGGCGGTGCTGCTCTCGCCGGCCTGCGCCAGCTTCGATCTCTACACCTCGTTCGGGCAGCGGGGCGATCACTTCGCCGATCTGTGTCGGCAGCGGTTCGGGGCGCCGACGGCGCATCGGGTCGGCGCGTGAGCGTCGCCCTTCACGGCCACGGCTCCAGTCAGCGCCGACCGCTCCAGGTTTTTGTCGATCCCTGGATGCTCGGGATTGTACTGGCGTTGATTTCGGTGGGGGTGGTGTTCGTCTTTTCGGCCTCGGTCTGGTGGGCCCAGGCCGACCGGGGCGATCCCTACTTCTACCTGCGCCGCGAGGTGCTCTACGTCCTGATCGGCCTGACCTTCATGACCCTGGGGTGGGCGGTCGACTACCGGCGGCTGGCGGTGTACCGCAAGTGGATTTTTGGTTTGGCGGTCTTCGGGATGATGGCCACCTTCATGCCGGGGCTGCGGGTCGAACTCAACAACGCCAACCGCTGGATCGACATCGGCATGGTGACGGTTCAACCCATCGAGTTCGCCAAGATTGCGGTGATCGTCTACATGGCCAGCTTCTTCGTGCGACGCCAAGACCGCATTCAGGAGTTCTGGCGGGGGCTCTTCCCCCCCTTGGTGGTCATGGGGTTCATGGTCGCCATCGCCATGCGTCAGCCCGATTTTGGCGGGGCGATGATTATGGTGGCGGTCACCGCGCTGCTCTTTGTGATTGCGGGCGCCTCGCTGGTGCAGATGTTCGCCCTGCTGGCGATTGCCACCTCGTTTGCGACGGTAGCGGTCGGTTGGGCCGGGTATCGACAGGATCGGCTGACCGCGTTTCTCAACCCTGAGGCCGATCCACTGGGCAGCGGCTACCAGTTGCTGCAATCGCTCTACGCGTTCGGCCACGGGGGCTTAAGCGGGGTGGGGCTGGGGGAGTCGGTGCAGAAGGCCTTCTATCTGCCCGAATCGTTCAGCGATTTCATCCTGGCGATTGTGGGTGAAGAACTCGGGTTGATCGGCACCCTGGTGCTGCTGGGGCTGCTGGCGCTGTTTTTCGTGCGGGGGATGGTGATCGCCCGTTACGCCCGTGATGAGTTCGGCTACCTGCTCGCCTCGGGATTAACCCTGCTCATCACCGTCGAGGGGGCGATCAACGCCGCCGTGGTGATGGGGGCGCTGCCGACCAAGGGGCTGACTTTCCCCTTTGTTTCGTATGGCGGCAGCTCCTTGATGATGAGCTGCTTCTTGGTCGGGGTGCTGCTCAACATCTACCGGCAAGGGGAGCTGGCCCGGCGCAACCGGGCGGTCGCCGGGGCATGAAAGCGCCGAATCTGGTCATTGCGGGGGGGGGGACCGGCGGTCATGTCTTCCCCGCCCTGGCGGCGGCCAACGCCTGGATGGCCCGTCACCCCGGCGCCAAGGTGCTCTTCATCGGCGGCGAGCGGGGGCTTGAGAACAAGCTGGTTCCCGAGGCGGGGTTCGAGCTGATCGCCCTGCCGGTGGCGGCCTGGGTCGGCAAGCGCTGGGGCCATCGCCTCAAGGTCTTGATCGACCTGCCGGTGGCGCTATGGCGGGCCTACCGGGCGATCCGCCGGGTTGATCCGGTGGCGGTGCTGGCAGTCGGGGGATACGCGGCTCTGGCCGGTGGGGTGGCGGCAAGGGTGGCGCGGGTGCCGCTCTTGGTCCACGAGCAAAACGGCCGGGTAGGACGCACCAACCGGATTTTGGGGCGGCTCGCCGCCCGGCGGATGACCGGCTTTCCCGAGGCGGGATGGGGCGTCCCGACGGTGATGGTGGGCAACCCGGTGCGCACGGCGTTGTTCCAGGGCGACGGCCCCCGCGACTGTTTGGCGGTCTTGGGGGGGAGCCAAGGGGCGCGCAGTCTCAACCGGGGGATTCCGGCGGCGCTGGCCTGGTGGAAGCGCCAGGGGGGGCAGATTCCCCCGGTGCTGCACCAAAGCGGGGTTAGCGAGGCCGACGAGGTTCGGGGTGCCTACGCGCAAGCGGGGATCGAGGCGCAGGTGCTCCCCTTTGTGGCCGATATGGGCGGTTTTTATGGTCGGGCGGGGCTCTTGGTGGCGCGCTCCGGGGCGATGACGGTGGCCGAGATCGCCGCCACTGCCACCCCGGCGGTGCTGGTGCCGCTCCCCTGGGCCGCCGATGACCACCAGAGCGCCAACGCCGCCGCATTGGCCGATCTGGGGGGGGCGAAGGTTGCCAAGGAACCGCTGGAGGCAGAAACGCTGGGGCGCTTGCTGGCCGAACTTTGGGGTGACGAGACGACGCGGCAACACATGGCAGTCCAAGCCCGCACCATGGCCCGACCCGACGCAGCCGCAAGAATCGTGAACGAGATCGAGCAGATCGCAGGCATCGAGACCCAACAGGGGCATTCGTGAACAACGCAACCAACCTCGACATCGCCGACATGCACCTGCACATCGTGGGGATCGGCGGCATCGGTATGAGCGGCATCGCCAAGGTGCTGTTGACCCAGGGGTTCACGGTCAGCGGTTCCGATCTGCGCCGCTCCGAGCCGGTCGAGGCGTTGGAGCGGGCCGGGGCGCGGGTGTTTATCGGCCACGCCGCCGAGAACATCGAGGGGGCGACTGCGGTGGTGATCTCCTCGGCGGTGAAAGCCGACAACCCCGAGGTGGTCGAGGCCCGCCGCCGTCGCATCCCGGTGGTGCCGCGCGCCGAGATGCTGGCCGAGTTGATGCGCTTCAAAGCGGGGATCGCGGTGGCCGGCACCCATGGCAAGACCACCACCACCTCGCTGGTGGGCTGGCTGCTGGCGCAAGCGGGGCTCGATCCGACCCTCATCATCGGCGGCAAGGTCAACGCCTTCGGCACCAACGCGGTGCTCGGTCGGGGCAAATACCTGGTCGCCGAGGCCGACGAGTCGGACGGCACCTTCCTCCACCTGACCCCAACAGTGGCGGTGGTGACCAACATCGACCCGGAGCATTTAGATCACTACGGCACCTTCGAGGCGTTGCAAGAGGCGTTTCATCGCTTCGTGCAGTCGGTCCCGTTTTATGGCCGCGCCGTGGTCTGCGTCGACCATCCGGTGGTGCAGCAGCTGCTGCCCGATTTGACCCGTCCGGTGACCACCTACGGATTTTCGGCCGCCGCCCAGATGCGGGCCAAGGCGCTGGGCAGCGGCCGTTTTCAGGTCACCGCCTTCGGGCAGGACTGGGGCATCTTCGAGCTGCCGTTGCCGGGCAAGCACAACGTTCTCAACGCCCTGGCGGCGTTGGGGGTGGGGCACTTTCTCAAGCTCGACGTCGAGACGATGCGGGCCGCGCTGGCCAGCTTCGGCGGGGTAGGGCGGCGCTTCGAGCCGGTGGGGGAGCGGGACGGGGTGACGGTGATCGACGACTACGGCCACCACCCCAAAGAGGTGGAGGCGGCGCTGGAGGCGGGGCGCGAACGTTTCGGCGACCGACGCCTGGTGGTCTGTTTTCAGCCCCACCGCTACAGCCGCACCCATGATTTGTTCGAGGATTTTTGCCGCGCCTTTAACCACGCCGACTGTTTGCTGGTGATGCCGATCTACGCGGCCGGGGAGTCCCCCATTGAGGGGATCGACAGCCAGGCGCTGGTTGAGGGGATTCGGGCCCACGGCCACCCCTGCGTCGAGCTGGCGCCGGAGGATCCCCAAGGGCTGCTCGACGCCACCCTGAAATCGGGGGATGTGCTCATCACTTTAGGGGCGGGCAGTGTGACGCAAGTCGGCAGGCGTTGGGTGGGGGGGCACGCATGATCGCGCGCCCCAACGAACCGATGGCGCTGCACACCACCTGGCACCTGGGGGGGGCCGCCGATTGGTTCTTGCAACCCGAGACCGTTGGGCAGTGGTTCGACTGGTGTCGGGATCACCCGGTGGAGGGTCCGCTGCTGGTGATCGGGCGGGGAAGCAACATCTTGGTGCGGGACGGCGGGGTGGCCGGAACGGTCCTTTCGACCAAGCAGTGGAAGGGGCTGACGGTTCAGGCCGACGGTCGGGTGCGTGCCGAGGCGGGGGTGGCGGTTGCCTCCTTAAGCCGTGCCGCGCTCGACAAGGGGCTGACCGGCATCGAGTTTCTGGTCGGCATCCCCGGTTCGGTCGGGGGGGCAATCCGAATGAACGCAGGTGCCCACGGCGGCGAAATCGGCCCCCTGGTCACCGAGGTGGTGACCTGCGACCGCCACGGCAAGCGCAAGGTGTGGCGGGGCGATGAGATTCAGTGGCGCTATCGCCATTCCTCGATTCCCGAAGATCAGATCGTGGTTGAGGTGGCGCTGGAGCTACGCCCCGGCGAGGGGGGGGCGATCCGCAGCAAAATGGCGGCGATCATCGAGCGGCGCAACGCCACCCAGCCGTTGCATCGCCTCAACGCAGGTTCGGTGTTTCGCAATCCCGACGGCGATTATGCCGCCCGGTTGATCGAGGCGGCGGGACTCAAGGGGGCCAAGGTCGGAGGGGCGCAGGTCGATCCGATGCACGCCAATTTTATTACCCACGAGGGCGACGCCAGCGCCGCCGACGTGGAGCGGTTGATCGCCATGGTGCAAGAACAGGTTCATGCGAGGTTCGGTGTGACGTTGGTGCGTGAGGTGCAAATCGTGGGGAGGCCGGCATGAAGGTGCTGTTGCTGGCGGGGGGGCGCTCCGTCGAGGCCGAGGTTTCCCAAACCAGCGGCAACGCGGTCGAGGCGGCGCTGAAAAACCTCGGTTTCGAGGTGGTGCGGGTCGATCCCGAGGCCGACGGTCTAGAGGCGTTGCTGCGCTGCGAGGCCGAGGTCGCCCTCTTGGTCACCCATGGTCGTTATGGGGAAGACGGCGCCCTGCAGGGGGTGCTGGAGTGGCTGAAGATCCCCTACACCGGCTCGGGGGTCGCCGCCTCGGCCATCGCCATGGACAAAAGCCGCACCCGAATTCTGGCCCAGGCGGTCGGGGTGCGGGTGGGGGAGCAGATCGTGCCGGGGGCGGGGATTCCCCCCGGACGTTGGGTGGTCAAGCCGCAGCTCGAAGGTTCCAGCGTGGGCATCACCATCAGCGATGATCCCGAAATCTTGATGCAGGCCCAGGCCGAGCTGCTCGATCAGGGGGTGCCGGTGGTGGTGGAGCGCTTCGTGGCCGGGCGTGAGATCACGGTGCCGGTCTTCGAGGGACGCGCCATGCCGCCCGTTGAGATCCGGGTCGATCAAGGTTTTTACGACTACACCCACAAATACACCGGCGGCACCCAGTACGACGCCCCGGCGCAGATCGGCGAGGCGGCGACCGCCGCCTGCCAGCAGGCCGCCGAGGCGACCTATCGGGCGGTGGGGTGCCGGGGATTGGCGCGGGTCGATTTCATCCTGCCCGAGGGGGAGGAGCCGGTGATGCTCGAAATCAACACCCTGCCGGGCATGACCGGCAAATCGCTGGCCCCCATGTCGGCCAAGGCGATGGGGTGGAGCTTCGATGATCTGATCGCCCGGCAGTTGGCAGCGGCGCGGCTGGGATCCTGATGGGCGGCCAGATGGAGCGGCGTCCCTGGGAACGGTGGGCGGCGCTGGCCGGATTGCTGGCGGTGGTGGGCGGTGCGGTAACGGTCGGGGCGATGCAACTGCCGACGGCGCGGTTGGAACTGACCGGCCCCGACGATCTGACCGGTCCGGCGCGGGCGGCGGTCGCCCCGCTGGTGGCGGGTAAAAGCCTGGCCACGGTTGAGCTCGATCCGGTGTTGGGGGCAGTGTTGTCCGATCCGTGGGTCGCCACCGCCAAGATCATGCGGCGTTGGCCCGACCGGTTGGAGGTCGCTCTGAGTGAAAAACGGGGGGCGGGATTGGCCCATCGTGAGGGGGTGCTGGGGTGGATCGATCCCGATGGGGTCTGGATCGCCCCCGCCGAGCCCCGCCATCCCCCCGAGGGGGTGGTGCTCGAAGGGGGGGAGGATCCCCAGGGTTGGCGGGCGCTGCTTGCCGCCGAGGCGGCGTTGCAACAAGTGGCGCCCGGTTTGACCCGCTACGTGGCCCACCTGCATCGGGACGGTCGGGGGCGCCTATCGGCGGTGCTGCGTAGTGGCGGGGTGGTGCGGTTTGGAAGTGGCGATCCGAGCGCCTCGTGGCAGCGGCTGGAGCGGGTCGCCGCCGACGATCCCAAGGTGCTGCAAAGTCCCCATCTGATCGACCTGGGGGTGCCCAAGGCGGTGCTGGTTCGCACGCTGCAGGGCAGTACATCGTAATTCGACGGGGTTTCAGGCCCCGAGAAGCTGTTTTTACAGGAGGTCGCAATGGCCAAGACCAATCCCATCGTGGTGGGACTCGACATCGGGACGACCAAAATTGCTTGCCTCGTGGGGGAGGTCACCCCCGAGGGAGAGGTGAACATCATCGGGGTCGGCACCCACCCCTCTTTCGGTTTACGCAAGGGGGTGGTGGTCAACATCGACAAGACCGTCGCCTCGATCCGTCAGGCAGTAAACGAGGCCTCGATGATGTCGGGGGTCGACATCACCAGCGTGGTC from Proteobacteria bacterium CG1_02_64_396 harbors:
- a CDS encoding phospho-N-acetylmuramoyl-pentapeptide-transferase, coding for MIYHLAMAFQDQISGLNLFRYITFRAIGALLTGLVIALALGPATIRRLALWQGKGQPIRTDGPPAHLLKSGTPTMGGLLILLAMVMASLLWAEWTNPLVWVVLLTTAGFAAIGYWDDYLKLIRRDPNGMPSRYKFLLQLIVALIAAMALSALGMADRAGGDLVIPFLKTVHWDLGAWWIPFVVLVVVGTANAVNLTDGQDGLAIGPAMVAAVVLAAIVYLSGHAKFSEYLLLPYVPGAGEIAVILSSLTGAGLGFLWFNAYPAQVFMGDIGALAIGGLLAVAAVVVGQELLLLLLGGIFVVEALSVMVQVASFKLRGKRVLRMAPIHHHFELKGWAEPKITVRFWIISIVLGLLALATLKVR
- a CDS encoding UDP-N-acetylmuramoylalanine--D-glutamate ligase, producing MRVDCWILGVGISGAGLARALSGRGLTLALSDDKMDPATLQTLAAELGAQVWPVDPALVAQAAAITPAPGIRPEHPVRAAAQGAGKVVGDVEWLARLRPERLLCAITGTNGKSTITALIAHLLGVAPSGNIGRAAGEAIAEVDTGPLVVEVSSFQAELVATVKPKVGIYANLAPDHFDRYPDLAAYHAAKGRLFERMGLGDTLIVGAGIPTDWLEDRRRAGVEVVEVAESDDPLLGSGFENLPLQLIGRPNRWNVAVAILAARQLGLDEGVLTRRLLSFEPLPHRMVPVAQTGSRLCVDDSKATNVHAAAAALRGWARGAGALWWIVGGLAKEYDFLELAAAAQGLEIHPLYFGKDGPRIAAQLQPLLGGEVVADMAAALDRVSGEGAVLLSPACASFDLYTSFGQRGDHFADLCRQRFGAPTAHRVGA
- a CDS encoding putative lipid II flippase FtsW; protein product: MLGIVLALISVGVVFVFSASVWWAQADRGDPYFYLRREVLYVLIGLTFMTLGWAVDYRRLAVYRKWIFGLAVFGMMATFMPGLRVELNNANRWIDIGMVTVQPIEFAKIAVIVYMASFFVRRQDRIQEFWRGLFPPLVVMGFMVAIAMRQPDFGGAMIMVAVTALLFVIAGASLVQMFALLAIATSFATVAVGWAGYRQDRLTAFLNPEADPLGSGYQLLQSLYAFGHGGLSGVGLGESVQKAFYLPESFSDFILAIVGEELGLIGTLVLLGLLALFFVRGMVIARYARDEFGYLLASGLTLLITVEGAINAAVVMGALPTKGLTFPFVSYGGSSLMMSCFLVGVLLNIYRQGELARRNRAVAGA
- a CDS encoding undecaprenyldiphospho-muramoylpentapeptide beta-N-acetylglucosaminyltransferase; the protein is MKAPNLVIAGGGTGGHVFPALAAANAWMARHPGAKVLFIGGERGLENKLVPEAGFELIALPVAAWVGKRWGHRLKVLIDLPVALWRAYRAIRRVDPVAVLAVGGYAALAGGVAARVARVPLLVHEQNGRVGRTNRILGRLAARRMTGFPEAGWGVPTVMVGNPVRTALFQGDGPRDCLAVLGGSQGARSLNRGIPAALAWWKRQGGQIPPVLHQSGVSEADEVRGAYAQAGIEAQVLPFVADMGGFYGRAGLLVARSGAMTVAEIAATATPAVLVPLPWAADDHQSANAAALADLGGAKVAKEPLEAETLGRLLAELWGDETTRQHMAVQARTMARPDAAARIVNEIEQIAGIETQQGHS
- a CDS encoding UDP-N-acetylmuramate--L-alanine ligase — translated: MHLHIVGIGGIGMSGIAKVLLTQGFTVSGSDLRRSEPVEALERAGARVFIGHAAENIEGATAVVISSAVKADNPEVVEARRRRIPVVPRAEMLAELMRFKAGIAVAGTHGKTTTTSLVGWLLAQAGLDPTLIIGGKVNAFGTNAVLGRGKYLVAEADESDGTFLHLTPTVAVVTNIDPEHLDHYGTFEALQEAFHRFVQSVPFYGRAVVCVDHPVVQQLLPDLTRPVTTYGFSAAAQMRAKALGSGRFQVTAFGQDWGIFELPLPGKHNVLNALAALGVGHFLKLDVETMRAALASFGGVGRRFEPVGERDGVTVIDDYGHHPKEVEAALEAGRERFGDRRLVVCFQPHRYSRTHDLFEDFCRAFNHADCLLVMPIYAAGESPIEGIDSQALVEGIRAHGHPCVELAPEDPQGLLDATLKSGDVLITLGAGSVTQVGRRWVGGHA
- a CDS encoding UDP-N-acetylenolpyruvoylglucosamine reductase, which codes for MIARPNEPMALHTTWHLGGAADWFLQPETVGQWFDWCRDHPVEGPLLVIGRGSNILVRDGGVAGTVLSTKQWKGLTVQADGRVRAEAGVAVASLSRAALDKGLTGIEFLVGIPGSVGGAIRMNAGAHGGEIGPLVTEVVTCDRHGKRKVWRGDEIQWRYRHSSIPEDQIVVEVALELRPGEGGAIRSKMAAIIERRNATQPLHRLNAGSVFRNPDGDYAARLIEAAGLKGAKVGGAQVDPMHANFITHEGDASAADVERLIAMVQEQVHARFGVTLVREVQIVGRPA